Within Micromonospora narathiwatensis, the genomic segment CGGCCCGGTCGCCGTCGCCGAACGCGGCCAGCGCCTGTGCCACGTACGCCGCCGCGACCGCGGAGTCGTCCCCGCTCTGCTCCGCGACGCGGACGGCCTCCTCGGCGAGTTGCCGGGTCCGCGCCTGGTCGCCCTTCGCCCAGCGGGTCGCGGCCCAGCCCGCGAGCACCTGTGCCCGGTCCGCCAGCATCGACGGCTGATGCTGGTCCGCGGCGTCGACGGTCGCGCGTCGGTAGCAGGCGTCGGCCGCGTCGAACCGCCCCCGTTGGTGCAGCAGTACGCCGAGACGCCAGGCCAGCGCCGCCGGCAACGGCACCTCCGCCGGCACGTCCGCGAGCTGGCGCAGGGCCTCGTCGTACCGCCCTTCCTGAACGGCCGTCTCGATCGGGACGAGAACTGCGAGCATGTCAGCACCACCCGCGCCGGCGGTAACGGCGGAAGGTTGTCGACCGTGCGCGACAACCCGCGGTCGCGGGGCCCACTACCGGTGGCCGGGTCTTTGCCGGTGGTCCTTCACGACGGCCACGCCGATGCGGCAGGGGCCGAACGGTCCGGCCGGGACCAGCCCGACGACGGGAACCCGAGAGGGCATCGCTTCTCCTTGAACCGGGGAGATACCACCGATTTTCGCAGCATAGGCCGCCCGTACCAAGCTGGGATCGGTGCTACCTCGAATCCCGATCACCGACACCGTGACCGGGGCGGTCGCCCGGCCGCGTCGCGGGCCCGCGAGCCGCCGGTCACTGGCGTGCGATCCGGGGCGGTGACACCGGGTTGCCGGTCACCGCGTCCACCACGTGCCGATCGCCGAGCGGCTGTTCGAGCCGCACCCGCACCCATCGCACCTCGGCGTGGTCGTCGCCCGACCACCACAGTGTCGGCTGGCGCGCGGTCACGTGCAGGATCACCCGGTCGTCCTCGTAGTCGGCGTCGGAGCGCACGATCGCGAAGTCGGGGTGCACCTCGACGCGCGCGTAGAGGAGTCGAGGGTCGCCGCTCGTGTTGTAGGAGTTGACCGACAACTCCTGCTCCTGCCCGCGACGCACGGCGGTCACCGTCGCGAACACGCAGATCAGCAGGACCGCGACGACCGCGCCCGCGACGAACATCTTCCGCTTCGGCATACGCATCCGCTCGCCGGCCATGGGACCTCCGTCCGAACTGCACGAGGTGGTGACTCAGTCTCGACGCGGCCGGTGACGCGGGCAAGACTCCCGCTCGGCCTGCCACGGAATAATCGACGCCGAGACGTTGCAGGACGCCGGAGGTCGGGATGGTCCAGGAGGAGATCCGCCGGCGCAATCTCGGCGCGCTGCTGCGACACGTACACCTGGACGGGTCGCTCTCCCGCGCCGCGCTGGCCGAGCGGATGGGGCTGAACCGCAGCACCATCATGGCGCTGACCGCCGAGCTCACCGCGGCCGGTTCGGTCCGGGAGGAGGTGCCCACGGACACCGGACGGGCGGGTCGGCCGTCGCTGGTGGTGCGGCCCGAGTCCACTCGGGTGTACGTGCTGGCGTTCGACGTCGCCGTGGACTGGCTGGTCGCCGCCCGGGTCGGGCTGGGCGGGGTCGTCCTGGACCGCCGGTGGGCGGCTCGGCCGCGTGCCGGGGCCGACCTCGACCGGGTGGTCGAGGTCCTCGCCGGGTTCGGTCGCCAGCTGCACGACGCGGCGCCGCCGGGCTCGGTGTGCGCCGGCGTCGGCGCGTCGTACTGCGGGATGATCCGACCGGGCGACGGCATGGTCCGCTTCGGACCCGACATGGGCTGGGTGGACCAGGCGTTCGGTGCCGAACTCGGCCACCGGCTGGGCCTCGGCCTGCCGGTGCCGGTGGGCAACGAGGCGCATCTCGGGGCGGTGGCCGAGCATCAGCGCGGGGCGGGCGTCGGCTTCCAGAACCTGATCTACCTGCATGGGGACGTCGGTGTGGGCGGCGGGATCATCGTCGGCGGCAAGCTGTTGGACGGCGAGGGCGGGTACGGCTGCGAGCTGGGGCACATGGTGGTGAACCCGTACGCGGGGCGGCCCTGCGGATGCGGCTCGCACGGCTGTCTCGAGGCGGAGGTCGGCGAACGTGCCCTGCTCGACGCGGCCGGACGGCCCGCCGACCTGATCGGCCGCGACGCGCTACGCGCCGTGGTCGGCGACGCCGACCGGGGCGATGTCTCGGCCCAGGACGCGCTCCACCGTATCGGTGACTGGCTCGGCATCGGCGTGGCGAACCTGATCAACCTCTTCAACCCGGGCGTCGTGATCTTCGGCGGCATGCTGCGCGACGTGTACCCGGGCGCGGCGGAGCCGGTCCGCGCCCGGATCGCCCGCCATGTGCTGCCGGTCGCCAAGGAGCGGGTACGCCTTCGTACGTCGGCGCTCGGCGACGATGCCACGCTGGTCGGTGCCGCCGAACTCGGCTTCTCGCGGCTGCTGGCCGACCCGCTGGGGGTGCTCGCCGGGGCGGAGACCCGGGACGGGCGACGACGCCGAGCCGGCGGCCGGCGCGTCACCCGGCCCGTCGCCGGCCGGCCCGGCCCGCCGGCCTGAGTCCTACGGCCTGCCGACGATGTTCCAGCGGACCAGGCTGCCGCCCTCGGGCGGGTCGTTCGGGGTCACGATGCCTCGGACGTCGCCGAGGAGCTGCCAGGAGGGCATGTCGTAACCGCAGCTGAGGCCGTCCCGGCCGTAGATCAACGGGGTCGGTGCGACCGACCAGGTCACGGCGTCCGCGCTACGCGCGATGCCGACCACCGTCTGGGTGTCCGTACGACCGCACTCTCCGCTGGCTCCCGAGAACGCCTCGAAGATGATGTACCAGTAGCCGTCGGGCTCACGGGTCATGTCGGCCTTGCCCACCCCGTAGTTGGCCCAGTCCGGGGTCGGCGACAGGTTGATCCTCTGGCGGACGCCGGTGTACTCGTGGTCCAGCGTGTCGAGCCGGACCACCCCGCGCATCTGGTTCATCCGCCCGGTCGCGTCGTGCCCGTGGAACGTCAGGAGATAGCCGGTCCCGTCCTTTTCGATGTCGGGCGTCCCGATCTCGTCGTCCCACGCACCGACCGCCCCGGGGCTGAGCAGGAGCGAGCTGTTCGACCAGTTGTGCCCGTCGGTGCTGGTGACATATCGAATGGAGTGCAGGCTTCGTCCCTGTCCGGGGCCGGCGTAGTCCGGGTCGTGGTCACGCTGCTCGAACACCATCACGAGGCGGTCTCCGTCGGCGATGACGTCCGGCGCGTACACCCAGGTGCTCTCGACGCTGTCGTCGAAGCGGCAACTCTGACCCTGCTGGACCGTCTGCAGGGCGGACAACGGGCGGCCCCCGTTCACCGGCGTCCACGTGGCGCCCTGGTCGTTCGAGGTCGCCAGCGCCACACCCTGCGGGATGGAGCAGGAGTCCCCCGCCGGGCTGACGAAGGTCCGGTAGTACATCAGGTACTGCCCGTTCCAGATGATCGAGGTGGTCTCGGCGTGACCGCCGATGGCGTCGGGAAACGGGGACCCGCTCGGCCGGGACAGGGTTGCCGCCCCGTTGAACAGGTCGGCCGCCGTGGCTGGGGGCCCGCTGCCGGCCAGATCCGGGTCGGACACAGCTCCAATTCTGGACCACGCCGCCGCCGAATCGAGTTCGAACGGCCGCACACCGGCGATTCGGCCGATGATCGTCGCGACTGAAAGGGCGACGAGCAGGACGGCCAAACCTCGCATCTTCTTCGTCATGTCTCTCCACGCCGGTTCGGACGCATCGGGGGCATTGTCGGGAAAACTGTTGAGGCACAACCCGGCCCGCCGCCGTTTCACGCG encodes:
- a CDS encoding ROK family transcriptional regulator, which produces MVQEEIRRRNLGALLRHVHLDGSLSRAALAERMGLNRSTIMALTAELTAAGSVREEVPTDTGRAGRPSLVVRPESTRVYVLAFDVAVDWLVAARVGLGGVVLDRRWAARPRAGADLDRVVEVLAGFGRQLHDAAPPGSVCAGVGASYCGMIRPGDGMVRFGPDMGWVDQAFGAELGHRLGLGLPVPVGNEAHLGAVAEHQRGAGVGFQNLIYLHGDVGVGGGIIVGGKLLDGEGGYGCELGHMVVNPYAGRPCGCGSHGCLEAEVGERALLDAAGRPADLIGRDALRAVVGDADRGDVSAQDALHRIGDWLGIGVANLINLFNPGVVIFGGMLRDVYPGAAEPVRARIARHVLPVAKERVRLRTSALGDDATLVGAAELGFSRLLADPLGVLAGAETRDGRRRRAGGRRVTRPVAGRPGPPA
- a CDS encoding glycoside hydrolase family protein; this translates as MTKKMRGLAVLLVALSVATIIGRIAGVRPFELDSAAAWSRIGAVSDPDLAGSGPPATAADLFNGAATLSRPSGSPFPDAIGGHAETTSIIWNGQYLMYYRTFVSPAGDSCSIPQGVALATSNDQGATWTPVNGGRPLSALQTVQQGQSCRFDDSVESTWVYAPDVIADGDRLVMVFEQRDHDPDYAGPGQGRSLHSIRYVTSTDGHNWSNSSLLLSPGAVGAWDDEIGTPDIEKDGTGYLLTFHGHDATGRMNQMRGVVRLDTLDHEYTGVRQRINLSPTPDWANYGVGKADMTREPDGYWYIIFEAFSGASGECGRTDTQTVVGIARSADAVTWSVAPTPLIYGRDGLSCGYDMPSWQLLGDVRGIVTPNDPPEGGSLVRWNIVGRP